In the Roseovarius indicus genome, AGGGAGCCGCGAAATGAGCGACCCCATCCTCGTCACTTCCGAGGGCAACACCGGCATCATCGAACTGGCCCGCCCCGAGAAATTCAATTGCCTATCACTTGAGGTGCATGAGCGTATTTCTGTCGCGCGTGCGGAATTCGAGGCGAACCCCGCTATTCGGGCGATCCTCATCCGGGCGCAGGGCAAGCACTTTTGCACCGGTGCCGATCTGGTGGAAGTGAAAGGTAAATTGAACGATTCCGCCGCGCTGGACCATTTCATCGCCTTTGGCATGAACAACCTGCGTGCGCTCGAAACCTCCTCCCTCCCTGTCGTGGTGGCAGTGCAGGGGTTGTGTCTGGCCGGCGGGATCGAACTGATGCTGGCCTGCGACGTGTGCTTTGCGGCCGAAAGCGCCCAGTTTGGCGATCAGCATGCGCAATTCGGGCTGATTCCCGGTTGGGGTGGCTCGCAGCGGTTGACACGGTTGATGGGGCAGCGCAGGGCGCTCGACCTGATGTTCTCGGCCCGCTGGCTCAAGTCGGACGAGGCCAAAGAGGCCGGATTGGTCAACTACATCGTGCCGGATGCGGACCTGCACAAGTCTGCGCTGGAATACTGCGAGAAAATCGCCACCCGTTCACGTCCCGGCATCGCCGAGATGAAGCGGTTGGCGCGTGAAGGCGCGGACCTTGGTGTCGACCAGCAGATGCGGCTTGAGCGCGATGCCGCGGTGCGTGCGCTGCCCAGCGATGACGTGGCCGAGGGCCTCGACGCATTCGAGAACCGGCGCGCCCCCAGATTCAAGGCCTGAGGACAGCACATGGACTTTACTTTGAACGACGAACAACGCCAGATTTACGAGTATGGCGGCCAACTGGCGCAGAAGTTCGACAACGATTACTGGCTGAGACACGCGCGCAGGCACGAGTTTCCGCACGAAATGTTCCGCCAGATCGCCGATGACGGTTTCCTCGGCATCATGGTGCCCGAAGAATACGGCGGCGCGGGTCTTGGCATGACCGAAATGGCCCTGTTCATGGAGGGCACCGCCAATCACGGCATTCCGCTTTTGATGATGGTGGTCGGGCCGACCATGTCGCTGGCCCATATCGCCAGCCACGGGAGCGAGTTCCACAAGAAAGAACTGCTGCCGGCTGCCTGCCGCGGTGATATCCAATTCTGTTTCGCGATCACCGAACCGGGGGCCGGGTCGAACACGATGAAGGCCACTACGCTGGCCAAGCGTCGGGGCAACCGGTTCAGCCTGTCGGGCGAAAAGACCTTCATCACCGGGGCCGAAGTGGCCGACTACTGCCTCGTGGTGGCGCGGACCAAACCGCATACCGAGGTCAGCCGCAAGACCGACGGCTTTACCCTGTTTGCCGTCGACCTGAAGAAAAAGGGGGTCGACAAGCAGCGGGTAAAGATTTCGATCCCCCTGCCCGAGGAACAGTGGACCCTGTTCTTTGACGAGGTCGATCTGGGCCCCGAGGATGTGGTCGGCGAAGTTGACGAAGGATTCTCGATTCTGTTCGACAGCCTCAACCCCGAGCGTATCATCCTGGCCGCCCTGTGCTGCGGCATCGGCCGGTTCGCCCTGAACAAGGGCGTGGCCTATGCCTCCGAGCGCAATGTGTTCGGCCAACCCATCGGTGCGCACCAGGGCGTGCAGCACCCGATGGCCAAGGCGCACACAGCGGTCGAGATGGCCAGCCTGATGACCCGTCGCGCGGCATGGGAATTCGACAACAAGCTGCCTGCCGGTGCGTCGTCGAACATGGCGAAATATGCCGCCGCCGAAGCCGGGATCGAAGCGGTCGACGCGGCGCTTCAGGCGCATGGTGGATCGGGCTTTACCGAAGATACGGGGCTTTACGAAATGTACCCGCTGGTCCGCCTGCTGCGCACAGCGCCGGTGAACCGCGAACTGTGCCTGAGTTTTATCGGCGAAAAGGTCATGGGCCTGCCACGATCCTATTGATCGCCACGGCTTGGAACGGAGAACGACATGCAATTTGGAATGCGCTTCCGGCGGGAGGATGCCGCCGACAAGGTAAATGATCGCTTCTGGCACACGATCGAGGGCACGCCGCTCGACGAGGTGCGCCGTATTCAGGAAGAGCGGCTGCGCGATCAGATGGCGTATCTCAAGGCGAACTCGACCTTCTATCAGGAAAAGTTCGCCGAGGCCGGTGTGGACTTCGACGATATCCGCACCATCGAAGACCTGCAAAAACTGCCCTATACCTACAAGACCGAGATCCGCGAAAGCCTCGCCGCCGAGCCGCCCTTTGGCAAGCACCGTGCCGCGCCGATGTCGGAAATAATCCAGATGCAGGCCTCGTCGGGCACGACCGGCAGCCCCTCATATGTGGCCCTGACAGAATCCGACGCCGAGATGTGGCACGAGATGACAGCGCGCTGTTTCTTTGCCAATGGCGTGCGTCCCGGCGATATGGTGCTGCACGCATTTTCGCTCGCCAAGGGCTTTGTCGGCGGCATCCCGGTGATGCAGGGATTGCAGTACATGGGCACGATCGATGTGCCGGTGGGCGCCGATGGCGGTGCGGAACGGTTGTTGCGCGCCTGCGCCGACACCCGCCCGCGTTGCGTGGTCGGCGCTCCGAACTTTGTGCTGCACCTGGCTGAAAAGGCTCCCGAGGTGCTTGGCTGCAAGGCCAGCGAACTGGGTATCGAGCGCGTGATCGTCGGCGGCGAACCCGGCGGCGGCATTCCCGCAATTCGGGCAAAGATCGAAAAGGCCTGGGGTGCGAAATGCACCGAGATGCTGGGCGGCACCGATCTGGGCGTGACCTATTGGGCCGAGTGCGACGCCCAGTCGGGGATGCACATGGTCAACATGGACTATGTCATTACTGAATTGCTCGACCCCGAAAGCGGCGAAATCATCCCTTGGGAGAAAGGTGCCGAAGGAGAGATGATCTATACCGCACTTGGCCGACAGGCCAGCCCGCTGGTCAGGTTCCGGTCCGGGGACTATATCGAGGTCATCGACACCGAATGCTCCTGCGGGCGGACCGGACCCAAGATCCGTTGCACCGGCCGCACCGACGACATGCTGATCGTGCGCGGGGCGAATGTCTTCCCGTCGGCCATCAACAGCATTATTACCGAGATGGTTCCGGACACCAACGGCGTCATGCGCATCGTGGCCGATTTCGAGGGCCACACCACGCAGGGCGCGCTGACGGTTATTGTCGAACGCGGCCCCGATCGCGATCCGGCCGATGACGTCGCCCTCAAAAAGAAAATTGAGCAGCGACTGCGAGACTCCCTGGTCTTCAAGGCCGACGTTCACCTGGTTGCGGCCGACACTTTCGAAAAACCTGGCGCCGCTAAGGTCGCCTTCGTTCTCAGGAAATACCCAGACCTGCCATGACTAAGATGAAATCCCTTCTCGACACCGCGTCGGACGACTTCCGCGCCAACGACGTGTCTTACCGCGAAAAGGTCGATGAACTACATGCCCTCCGGCTCAAACAGCGCGTCGGCGGCCCCGAAATGGCGCGCAAACGTCATATGGACAAAGGCAAGATCCTGCCGCGCGAACGGATCGAACGGCTGATCGACCCGGGCACGCCCTTTCTGGAACTCGGCGAGCTGGCCGGGTTGAACAAATATGAAGGCGTGCCACCGGGCGCGGGCATCATCACGGGCATCGGTGTGATCGAAGGCCGTCAGTGCATGATCATCGCCAATGATGCCACCGTAAAGGGCGGCACCTATTTCGGCATGACTTCCCGCAAGCATGTGCGCGCCCAGAAGATCGCATGGAAGAACCGTCTGCCCGTCATCACCCTCGTGGATTCCGGCGGTGCCTTCCTGCCGGATCAGGAAAACATCTTTCCCGACGAAGGCCAATTCGGGTCCATCTTTCACCAACAGATCGGCATGTCGGGCGATGGTGTGCCGCAAATCGCCGTGGTCATGGGGCCCTGCACCGCGGGTGGTGCATATATTCCCGCGCTCTGTGACGAAGTGGTGATCGTGCGCGGTCAGGGCTTCATGTATCTGGGCGGACCGGAATTGACCTTTGCCGCAACCGGCGAAAAGGTCGAAGCCGAAGAACTGGGCGGCGGCAAGATGCATT is a window encoding:
- a CDS encoding enoyl-CoA hydratase/isomerase family protein — protein: MSDPILVTSEGNTGIIELARPEKFNCLSLEVHERISVARAEFEANPAIRAILIRAQGKHFCTGADLVEVKGKLNDSAALDHFIAFGMNNLRALETSSLPVVVAVQGLCLAGGIELMLACDVCFAAESAQFGDQHAQFGLIPGWGGSQRLTRLMGQRRALDLMFSARWLKSDEAKEAGLVNYIVPDADLHKSALEYCEKIATRSRPGIAEMKRLAREGADLGVDQQMRLERDAAVRALPSDDVAEGLDAFENRRAPRFKA
- a CDS encoding acyl-CoA dehydrogenase family protein, giving the protein MDFTLNDEQRQIYEYGGQLAQKFDNDYWLRHARRHEFPHEMFRQIADDGFLGIMVPEEYGGAGLGMTEMALFMEGTANHGIPLLMMVVGPTMSLAHIASHGSEFHKKELLPAACRGDIQFCFAITEPGAGSNTMKATTLAKRRGNRFSLSGEKTFITGAEVADYCLVVARTKPHTEVSRKTDGFTLFAVDLKKKGVDKQRVKISIPLPEEQWTLFFDEVDLGPEDVVGEVDEGFSILFDSLNPERIILAALCCGIGRFALNKGVAYASERNVFGQPIGAHQGVQHPMAKAHTAVEMASLMTRRAAWEFDNKLPAGASSNMAKYAAAEAGIEAVDAALQAHGGSGFTEDTGLYEMYPLVRLLRTAPVNRELCLSFIGEKVMGLPRSY
- a CDS encoding phenylacetate--CoA ligase family protein — encoded protein: MQFGMRFRREDAADKVNDRFWHTIEGTPLDEVRRIQEERLRDQMAYLKANSTFYQEKFAEAGVDFDDIRTIEDLQKLPYTYKTEIRESLAAEPPFGKHRAAPMSEIIQMQASSGTTGSPSYVALTESDAEMWHEMTARCFFANGVRPGDMVLHAFSLAKGFVGGIPVMQGLQYMGTIDVPVGADGGAERLLRACADTRPRCVVGAPNFVLHLAEKAPEVLGCKASELGIERVIVGGEPGGGIPAIRAKIEKAWGAKCTEMLGGTDLGVTYWAECDAQSGMHMVNMDYVITELLDPESGEIIPWEKGAEGEMIYTALGRQASPLVRFRSGDYIEVIDTECSCGRTGPKIRCTGRTDDMLIVRGANVFPSAINSIITEMVPDTNGVMRIVADFEGHTTQGALTVIVERGPDRDPADDVALKKKIEQRLRDSLVFKADVHLVAADTFEKPGAAKVAFVLRKYPDLP